In a genomic window of Scomber japonicus isolate fScoJap1 chromosome 17, fScoJap1.pri, whole genome shotgun sequence:
- the LOC128377554 gene encoding terminal nucleotidyltransferase 5A-like yields the protein MDENVVSAVADSCSDGESINLSVLNWEQVQRLDAILTGSIPIHGRWSFPTLEVKPRDIVKVVRSRMEEKRIHVREVRLNGSAASYVLHEDSGLGWKDLDLIFCADLKGEMEFQIVKDIVLDSLLDFLPEGVNKEKITPVTLKEAYVQKMVKVCNDSDRWSLISLSNNRGKNVELKFVDSLRRQFEFSVDSFQIRLDSLLLFYECSEHPMAATFHPTILGESVYGDFPTALDHLRKRLICTRSPEEIRGGGLLKYCHLLVRGFRAASGAEMKLLQRYMCSRFFIDFPDVSEQRRKLESYLQNHFVDLEDRKYDYLATLYDVVQESTVCLMGHERRQTLNLISSLALRVMAEQNAIPNAANVTCFYQPAPYVSNGNFSNYYVAQVQPVYSCPPSPHQQYLPHSQHPMYATWLPCN from the exons ATGGACGAGAATGTAGTGTCTGCTGTGGCCGACAGCTGCTCGGACGGGGAGAGCATCAACCTCAGCGTGCTCAACTGGGAGCAAGTGCAGCGGCTGGACGCCATCCTCACCGGCTCCATCCCCATCCACGGCCGGTGGAGCTTCCCCACTCTGGAGGTGAAGCCACGGGATATCGTCAAGGTGGTCCGGAGCCGCATGGAGGAGAAGCGGATACATGTCCGGGAGGTGCGACTGAACGGCTCTGCTGCCAGCTACGTTCTTCATGAGGACAGCGGTCTGGGGTGGAAAGATCTAGACTTAATATTCTGCGCCGATCTGAAAGGAGAAATGGAGTTTCAGATAGTGAAAGATATAGTTTTGGACTCTCTTCTAGACTTCTTGCCGGAGGGAGTGAACAAAGAAAAGATCACACCAGTCACCTTAAAG gAGGCCTACGTGCAAAAGATGGTGAAGGTTTGCAATGACTCAGACCGCTGGAGTCTAATCTCGCTTTCCAACAACCGTGGAAAGAACGTGGAGCTCAAGTTTGTGGACTCTCTCCGACGGCAGTTTGAGTTCAGCGTGGACTCCTTCCAGATTCGCCTGGACTCACTTCTACTCTTCTATGAGTGCTCTGAGCACCCAATGGCTGCCACTTTCCACCCTACCATCCTTGGGGAGAGTGTCTATGGTGATTTCCCCACCGCTCTTGATCACCTGCGCAAGCGCCTCATTTGCACAAGGAGCCCCGAGGAGATCCGAGGCGGGGGCTTGTTGAAgtactgccacctgctggtaCGGGGTTTCCGCGCAGCATCTGGTGCTGAGATGAAACTGCTGCAGCGCTACATGTGTTCACGCTTCTTCATAGACTTCCCTGACGTAAGCGAGCAGAGGAGAAAGCTAGAGTCCTACTTGCAGAACCACTTTGTGGACCTGGAGGACAGGAAGTACGACTATCTGGCTACATTGTATGATGTGGTGCAGGAGAGCACGGTGTGCCTGATGGGTCATGAGAGGCGCCAGACGCTCAACCTCATCTCGTCGCTGGCATTGCGAGTCATGGCTGAGCAGAACGCCATCCCCAATGCTGCCAATGTCACCTGCTTCTACCAACCGGCTCCTTATGTCTCAAATGGCAACTTCAGCAACTATTACGTAGCACAGGTTCAGCCTGTCTACTCCTGTCCTCCCTCGCCTCATCAGCAGTACCTTCCTCATTCGCAACATCCCATGTATGCCACCTGGTTGCCCTGTAACTAA